In Micromonospora purpureochromogenes, a single window of DNA contains:
- a CDS encoding M48 family metalloprotease, which translates to MREATSYRAGHAALTPPLPSPALGRFVAVVTAVVGTSMFGWQTVLIDAALTRERAECVGGLRRFPPPVDVRAGTVNEESAAAVQRCLGTLHADVVRQMLVGLAVLTAVTAAIYLAAPWCERRWRDLRRLDRVPGTEALRADLAALVREVGLRRPPTFVVSRSARVSGNTFGTVGVRYVRLDLGLVHAHRTAPGVFRTVVLHELAHLRNADVDLTRLTIALAWAFPLGVLAPVAVNYAGAVPAAHLLGDAWRLAVFALVVQVSAWSVLRAREFAADARLTGVDAATARAMLAADRTRAGRWSRLAAVFRFQPLAGARADELARPARRVAARPIEALGAGLAAGIAAPPLLDLMSQLPRTLGGPDPLTGGAFLVGLLLGAPLALVTTGALWRSAWWARHGGGTASRGGLFGAALAAGLLVGRRLAWSAGYASDRPAWWVELTWAVLGVAGGVLLGRWVALGARAHLRRVAVGDATRTRLAWAGAAVATTVLAAAFVASFLILDAWSADSEVSMPRVLAAREGHPDHVTALTLLDTLGWYVRVLADQAPYLLALPLAAALYPVLANRHATRRAVRLGLVAGVVGAAALPAVATGVAVAVRDPDLGPAALRGLVEGHTLLPVTLVEMTVAVAAVAGRRLSVWHALLAAGTAGLLLAPVLVAVTAALPCLGTAADLDCVRPPEQVLVVRSVSHALLVAPVFAALAAALGAAVTAALAVAARARHRRWLLAGAAVVVLLGASGAVAGAHRGSGRAAVTGQDGCLVGVWRLTAGRYHVPVAADSPLGTLAGLRQDASVDLVSGPETGFASAYRVDGTATDLFDLTVAEGSLNGHTVRNVRRGTQPVDRRGGAVPAARRGDRGRREPAAGRRPGAGHQLGDGGLGGLVPLRRRPAGDPAGGRRRVVGRGDLRPQPRLTGRRIAAFTFNKVN; encoded by the coding sequence GTGCGTGAGGCGACGTCGTACCGCGCCGGCCACGCCGCGCTGACCCCGCCGCTGCCCTCGCCGGCCCTGGGCCGCTTCGTCGCCGTGGTGACCGCGGTCGTCGGGACGAGCATGTTCGGCTGGCAGACGGTGCTCATCGACGCCGCGCTCACCCGGGAACGGGCCGAGTGCGTCGGCGGGCTGCGCCGGTTTCCGCCGCCGGTCGACGTGCGCGCCGGCACGGTCAACGAGGAGTCGGCCGCAGCGGTGCAGCGGTGCCTCGGCACCCTGCACGCCGACGTGGTGCGTCAGATGCTCGTCGGGCTGGCGGTGCTGACGGCCGTGACGGCGGCGATCTACCTGGCCGCGCCGTGGTGCGAACGCCGGTGGCGCGACCTGCGCCGGCTGGACCGGGTGCCGGGCACCGAGGCGTTGCGGGCGGACCTGGCCGCCCTGGTCCGCGAGGTGGGGCTGCGTCGGCCGCCGACGTTCGTGGTGTCGAGGTCGGCACGGGTCAGCGGCAACACCTTCGGCACGGTCGGAGTCCGGTACGTCCGGCTCGACCTGGGGCTCGTGCACGCCCACCGGACGGCGCCCGGGGTGTTCCGGACGGTCGTCCTGCACGAACTCGCCCACCTGCGCAACGCGGACGTGGACCTGACCCGGCTGACGATCGCGTTGGCATGGGCCTTCCCGCTGGGTGTGCTTGCCCCCGTCGCGGTCAACTACGCCGGCGCCGTACCGGCCGCGCACCTGCTCGGCGACGCCTGGCGGTTGGCGGTGTTCGCGCTGGTGGTGCAGGTGTCGGCCTGGTCGGTGCTGCGGGCCCGGGAGTTCGCCGCCGACGCCCGGCTGACCGGGGTGGACGCGGCGACCGCCCGGGCGATGCTCGCGGCCGACCGCACCCGCGCCGGACGCTGGTCCCGCCTCGCCGCCGTGTTCCGGTTCCAGCCGCTGGCCGGGGCCCGCGCCGACGAGCTGGCCCGCCCGGCGCGCCGGGTCGCCGCCCGCCCGATCGAGGCGCTGGGGGCCGGCCTGGCGGCCGGGATCGCCGCACCGCCGCTGCTGGACCTGATGTCGCAACTGCCGCGCACCCTGGGCGGCCCCGATCCCCTCACCGGCGGCGCGTTCCTCGTCGGCCTGCTGCTCGGCGCGCCGCTGGCCCTGGTCACCACCGGCGCGCTGTGGCGGTCGGCGTGGTGGGCGCGGCACGGCGGCGGCACGGCGTCCCGGGGTGGCCTGTTCGGCGCGGCGCTCGCCGCCGGGCTGCTCGTCGGCCGCCGGCTGGCCTGGTCCGCCGGGTACGCCAGCGACCGGCCGGCCTGGTGGGTCGAGCTGACCTGGGCCGTGCTCGGGGTCGCCGGTGGCGTCCTGCTCGGCCGCTGGGTCGCCCTCGGCGCTCGCGCGCACCTGCGCCGGGTCGCGGTGGGCGACGCGACCCGCACCCGCCTGGCGTGGGCCGGCGCCGCCGTGGCCACGACCGTGCTGGCCGCCGCCTTCGTGGCGTCGTTCCTGATCCTGGACGCGTGGTCGGCGGACTCGGAGGTGAGCATGCCGCGGGTGCTCGCGGCGCGGGAGGGCCACCCCGACCATGTCACCGCGCTCACCCTGCTGGACACCCTCGGCTGGTACGTCCGCGTGCTGGCCGACCAGGCGCCGTACCTGCTCGCGCTGCCGCTCGCCGCCGCGCTGTACCCGGTCCTGGCGAACCGGCACGCCACCCGGCGGGCGGTCCGGCTCGGCCTGGTCGCGGGGGTCGTCGGCGCGGCGGCGCTGCCGGCGGTGGCGACCGGCGTCGCGGTCGCGGTCCGGGACCCGGACCTCGGGCCGGCGGCGCTGCGGGGCCTGGTCGAGGGTCACACCCTGCTGCCCGTGACGCTGGTGGAGATGACCGTGGCGGTCGCGGCCGTGGCCGGCCGACGGCTGTCGGTCTGGCACGCCCTGCTCGCCGCCGGCACGGCGGGGCTGCTGTTGGCGCCGGTGCTGGTGGCCGTGACGGCGGCGCTGCCCTGCCTCGGCACCGCCGCCGACCTCGACTGTGTCCGGCCTCCCGAGCAGGTTCTCGTCGTCCGGTCGGTCAGTCACGCCCTTCTCGTCGCACCGGTCTTCGCGGCGCTCGCCGCGGCGCTCGGTGCCGCGGTGACGGCGGCGCTCGCCGTGGCGGCGCGCGCCCGGCACCGGCGCTGGCTGCTGGCCGGGGCCGCCGTCGTGGTGCTGCTCGGCGCGTCCGGGGCGGTCGCCGGCGCGCACCGCGGGTCGGGGCGCGCGGCGGTGACCGGACAGGACGGCTGCCTGGTCGGGGTGTGGCGGCTCACCGCCGGCCGCTACCACGTCCCGGTCGCCGCCGACTCGCCGCTGGGCACGCTGGCCGGGCTGCGACAGGACGCGAGCGTGGACCTGGTCAGCGGCCCGGAGACCGGCTTCGCCAGCGCGTACCGGGTGGACGGCACCGCGACGGACCTGTTCGACCTGACCGTGGCCGAGGGTTCCCTCAACGGGCACACCGTGCGCAACGTCCGGCGGGGCACGCAACCGGTGGACCGCCGGGGTGGGGCGGTACCGGCAGCGCGACGGGGTGACCGCGGGCGACGTGAACCTGCTGCGGGTCGACGGCCGGGAGCTGGACATCAGCTCGGTGATGGCGGACTCGGCGGGCTCGTACCGCTGCGCCGGCGACCGGCTGGTGATCCGGCTGGCGGCCGACGACGGGTCGTGGGGCGAGGAGACCTTCGTCCGCAGCCGCGCCTGACAGGCCGACGCATCGCGGCATTTACATTTAACAAAGTTAACTGA
- a CDS encoding carbohydrate-binding protein, protein MRLRPALTALAAGVALATVAAALPTTQGLAAAITDVAALACTAPAWAEGTTYPAGSQVSYAGRRYEALMTHTPPPGAGWNPAATPSLWRDLGACDGGGTPAPTPSPTRTSSPTPTPTPTATPTTPPPGTPTCAVKPRPAGKVLQGYWENWDGAANGVHPPLGWIPITDPRITGHGYNVVNAAFPVIRADGTVLWEDGMDATVKVPTPAEMCQAKAAGLTILLSIGGATAGIDLSSTAVADRFVATVVPILKKYNFDGIDIDIETGLTGSGDINRLSPSQANLIRIIDGVLAQMPAGFGLTMAPETAYVTGGSVTYGSIWGAYLPIVKRYADNGRLWWLNMQYYNGSMYGCSGDSYPAGTVQGFTAQTDCLHTGLVVQGTTIRVPYDKQVPGLPAQPGAGGGHLPPSSVAQAWNAYRGGLKGLMTWSLNWDGAKGWTFGDNVRSLQGR, encoded by the coding sequence ATGCGACTCCGACCCGCACTCACCGCCCTGGCCGCCGGCGTGGCGCTGGCCACAGTCGCCGCCGCCCTGCCGACGACGCAGGGGCTCGCCGCGGCCATCACCGACGTCGCGGCCCTCGCCTGCACCGCGCCCGCCTGGGCCGAGGGCACCACCTACCCGGCGGGCAGCCAGGTCAGCTACGCGGGCCGGCGCTACGAGGCCCTGATGACCCACACGCCACCGCCGGGCGCCGGCTGGAACCCGGCCGCCACGCCGTCGCTGTGGCGGGACCTCGGCGCCTGCGACGGCGGCGGCACGCCCGCACCCACGCCGTCGCCCACCCGCACCTCGTCGCCCACCCCGACCCCGACGCCGACCGCGACGCCAACCACCCCGCCGCCCGGCACGCCGACCTGCGCGGTCAAGCCCCGACCGGCGGGCAAGGTGCTGCAGGGCTACTGGGAGAACTGGGACGGCGCCGCCAACGGCGTCCACCCGCCGCTGGGCTGGATCCCGATCACCGACCCGCGGATCACCGGACACGGCTACAACGTGGTCAACGCCGCCTTCCCGGTGATCCGCGCCGACGGCACCGTGCTCTGGGAGGACGGCATGGACGCCACCGTCAAGGTGCCCACCCCCGCCGAGATGTGCCAGGCGAAGGCGGCCGGCCTGACCATCCTGCTCTCGATCGGCGGCGCCACCGCCGGCATCGACCTCAGCTCGACGGCGGTCGCCGACCGGTTCGTCGCCACGGTGGTGCCGATCCTGAAAAAGTACAACTTCGACGGCATCGACATCGACATCGAGACCGGCCTGACCGGCAGCGGCGACATCAACCGGCTCTCCCCCTCCCAGGCGAACCTGATCCGGATCATCGACGGGGTGCTGGCCCAGATGCCGGCCGGCTTCGGCCTCACCATGGCCCCGGAGACCGCGTACGTCACCGGCGGCAGCGTCACCTACGGCTCCATCTGGGGCGCGTACCTGCCGATCGTGAAGCGGTACGCCGACAACGGCCGGCTCTGGTGGCTGAACATGCAGTACTACAACGGCAGCATGTACGGCTGCTCCGGCGACTCCTACCCGGCGGGCACGGTGCAGGGCTTCACCGCGCAGACCGACTGCCTCCACACCGGACTGGTCGTCCAGGGCACCACCATCCGCGTCCCGTACGACAAGCAGGTCCCCGGCCTACCGGCGCAGCCCGGTGCCGGCGGCGGACACCTGCCGCCGTCGTCGGTGGCGCAGGCGTGGAACGCCTACCGGGGCGGGCTGAAGGGGCTGATGACCTGGTCGCTGAACTGGGACGGCGCCAAGGGCTGGACCTTCGGCGACAACGTCCGGTCCCTGCAGGGCCGCTGA
- a CDS encoding cellulase family glycosylhydrolase: MQKIPRPTRRHLLAAGAAAALTIGASAFLPVANAMAAPGCAVTYTTTSWTGGFTANITIKNLGDAVNGWTLGFSFPDAGQRVGQGWSATYQQSGQSVTAQSLSWNGSLAGGASTTIGFNGTWTGSNPAPTSFTLNGTTCIGATTPATPPPTTTPPTTPPPTTPPPTTPLPTGQTPVAINGQLRVCGVNLCNQYGRPIQLRGMSTHGLQWFAQCYDDASLDALATDWHADLLRISMYVQEGGYETNPSGFTDRVNTLVDEAGERGLYALIDFHTLTPGDPMYNLDRAKTFFAAVAARNANRTNVIYEIANEPNGVSWQTIKNYAEQVIPVIRANDPDAIVVVGTRGWSSLGVSEGGNSTEVINNPVNASNVMYAFHFYAASHKDNYRAEVERAAARLPLFVTEFGTVTYTGGGAVDAGSSTTWLDLLDRLKISYANWTYSDADEASAAFRPGTCYGGTYAGTGVLTESGVFMRNRIRTPDNFPTS, encoded by the coding sequence ATGCAGAAGATCCCCCGCCCGACGCGGCGGCACCTGCTCGCCGCCGGTGCCGCGGCCGCCCTGACCATCGGCGCGTCGGCGTTCCTGCCGGTCGCCAACGCGATGGCGGCACCCGGCTGCGCCGTCACCTACACCACCACCTCCTGGACCGGCGGGTTCACCGCCAACATCACGATCAAGAACCTCGGGGACGCGGTCAACGGCTGGACCCTCGGCTTCAGCTTCCCGGACGCCGGGCAGCGGGTGGGGCAGGGCTGGTCGGCGACGTACCAGCAGAGCGGCCAGTCCGTCACCGCGCAGAGCCTGAGCTGGAACGGCTCCCTGGCCGGCGGGGCGTCCACCACCATCGGCTTCAACGGCACCTGGACGGGCAGCAACCCGGCGCCCACGTCGTTCACCCTCAACGGCACGACCTGCATCGGCGCGACGACCCCCGCCACCCCGCCGCCGACCACCACACCGCCGACCACGCCACCCCCGACCACGCCACCGCCGACCACGCCACTGCCCACCGGGCAGACGCCGGTGGCAATCAACGGTCAGCTCCGGGTCTGCGGGGTGAACCTGTGCAACCAGTACGGCCGGCCGATCCAGCTACGCGGCATGAGCACCCACGGCCTGCAGTGGTTCGCCCAGTGCTACGACGACGCGTCCCTCGACGCGCTCGCCACCGACTGGCACGCCGACCTGCTGCGGATCTCGATGTACGTGCAGGAGGGCGGCTACGAGACCAACCCGAGCGGCTTCACCGACCGGGTCAACACCCTGGTCGACGAGGCCGGTGAGCGGGGCCTGTACGCGCTGATCGACTTCCACACGCTGACCCCCGGCGACCCGATGTACAACCTGGACCGGGCCAAGACCTTCTTCGCCGCCGTCGCGGCCCGCAACGCCAACCGCACCAACGTCATCTACGAGATCGCCAACGAGCCCAACGGGGTCAGCTGGCAGACCATCAAGAACTACGCCGAGCAGGTCATCCCGGTGATCCGGGCCAACGACCCGGACGCGATCGTCGTCGTCGGCACCCGGGGCTGGTCCTCGCTGGGCGTGTCGGAGGGCGGCAACTCCACCGAGGTGATCAACAACCCGGTGAACGCCAGCAACGTGATGTACGCGTTCCACTTCTACGCCGCGTCGCACAAGGACAACTACCGGGCCGAGGTCGAGCGGGCCGCCGCCCGGCTGCCGCTGTTCGTCACCGAGTTCGGCACGGTCACCTACACCGGCGGCGGGGCCGTCGACGCGGGCAGCAGCACCACCTGGCTGGACCTGCTGGACCGGCTGAAGATCAGCTACGCCAACTGGACGTACTCCGACGCCGACGAGGCCAGCGCCGCCTTCAGGCCGGGCACCTGCTACGGCGGCACGTACGCCGGCACCGGCGTGCTCACCGAGTCCGGCGTCTTCATGCGCAATCGGATCCGTACCCCGGACAACTTCCCCACCAGCTGA
- a CDS encoding FAD-binding dehydrogenase: MDTDVIVIGAGLAGLVAAAEAADAGRRVLLLDQEPAQNLGGQAFWSFGGLFLVDSPEQRRMGIRDSVELAWQDWTGSAAFDRPEDHWPRRWAEAYVHFAAGEKRAWLRGMGHRLFPVVSWAERGGGAADGHGNSVPRFHVTWGTGPGLVEPFARRVQDAVARGRVRLLFRHRVDELVTAGGVVTGVRGTVLEPDDAPRGRSTSRVAVGDFAYGAQAVIITSGGIGGNHDLVRRAWPARLGTPPTRMVAGVPAHVDGRMLAITEAAGGQVINPDRMWHYTEGLRNWDPVWPDHGIRILPGPSSLWLDATGRRLPAPLFPGFDTLATLRHLRSTGHDYSWFLLTQKIIEKEFALSGSEQNPDLTNRSVRQVLHRVRPGAPGPVEAFKRHGADFVVADTLEELVDGMNALAAQTGGPQLDVTPLRRLVEARDRDIAHPFGKDAQLHAVRGARRYRGDRLIRVATPHRLLDPAAGPLIAVQLHVLTRKTLGGLHTDLSGRVLRPDGEPLGGVYAAGEVAGFGGGGMHGYNSLEGTFLGGCLFSGRTAGRAAAAAVA; encoded by the coding sequence ATGGATACGGATGTCATCGTGATCGGCGCCGGGCTGGCCGGCCTGGTCGCCGCCGCCGAGGCCGCCGACGCGGGTCGGCGGGTGCTGCTGCTCGACCAGGAGCCCGCGCAGAACCTCGGCGGGCAGGCGTTCTGGTCGTTCGGCGGCCTCTTCCTGGTGGACTCGCCCGAGCAGCGGCGGATGGGTATCCGCGACTCGGTCGAGCTGGCCTGGCAGGACTGGACGGGCAGCGCGGCCTTCGACCGGCCCGAGGACCACTGGCCGCGCCGGTGGGCCGAGGCGTACGTGCACTTCGCGGCCGGGGAGAAGCGGGCCTGGCTGCGGGGGATGGGCCACCGGCTCTTCCCGGTGGTCAGCTGGGCCGAGCGGGGCGGGGGAGCGGCCGACGGCCACGGCAACTCCGTACCCCGGTTCCACGTCACCTGGGGCACCGGCCCGGGGCTGGTCGAGCCGTTCGCCCGGCGGGTCCAGGACGCCGTCGCGCGCGGCCGGGTACGGCTGCTGTTCCGGCACCGGGTCGACGAGCTGGTCACCGCCGGCGGCGTGGTCACCGGGGTACGCGGGACGGTGCTCGAACCTGACGACGCCCCGCGCGGCCGCAGCACCTCCCGGGTGGCCGTCGGCGACTTCGCGTACGGCGCGCAGGCCGTGATCATCACCTCGGGCGGCATCGGCGGCAACCACGACCTGGTCCGGCGGGCCTGGCCGGCGCGGCTCGGCACGCCGCCGACCCGGATGGTCGCCGGGGTGCCCGCCCACGTCGACGGCCGGATGCTGGCCATCACCGAGGCCGCCGGCGGGCAGGTGATCAACCCGGACCGGATGTGGCACTACACCGAGGGCCTGCGCAACTGGGACCCGGTCTGGCCGGACCACGGCATCCGGATCCTGCCCGGCCCGTCGTCGCTGTGGCTCGACGCGACCGGCCGGCGCCTGCCCGCGCCGCTGTTCCCCGGCTTCGACACCCTCGCCACCCTGCGGCACCTGCGGAGCACGGGCCACGACTACAGCTGGTTCCTGCTCACTCAGAAAATCATCGAGAAGGAGTTCGCGCTGTCGGGCTCCGAGCAGAACCCGGACCTGACCAACCGCAGCGTCCGGCAGGTCCTGCACCGGGTCCGTCCCGGCGCGCCCGGCCCGGTCGAGGCGTTCAAGCGCCACGGCGCCGACTTCGTGGTCGCCGACACCCTGGAGGAACTGGTCGACGGGATGAACGCGTTGGCGGCCCAGACCGGCGGCCCGCAGCTGGACGTCACGCCGCTGCGCCGGCTGGTCGAGGCGCGCGACCGCGACATCGCGCACCCGTTCGGCAAGGACGCCCAGCTGCACGCCGTCCGGGGCGCCCGCCGGTACCGGGGCGACCGGCTGATCCGGGTCGCCACGCCGCACCGCCTGCTCGACCCGGCGGCGGGTCCGCTGATCGCCGTCCAGCTGCACGTGCTGACCCGCAAGACCCTCGGCGGGCTGCACACCGACCTCTCCGGCCGGGTGCTGCGCCCGGACGGCGAGCCGCTCGGCGGGGTGTACGCCGCCGGCGAGGTCGCCGGGTTCGGTGGCGGCGGCATGCACGGCTACAACTCCCTGGAGGGCACCTTCCTCGGTGGTTGCCTCTTCTCCGGGCGGACGGCCGGGCGGGCCGCCGCGGCGGCCGTCGCCTAG
- a CDS encoding PucR family transcriptional regulator — translation MSDALIDIEPGLAALPPTVGGHLRGLRAPLHERILATVRAAMRAQGRSLTGGQGQGLTLGVETAVDAFVEAVADPGRDLAATRAVFHALGRTEYREGHRVDALRTVLTLGARDIWAFLVENAGPAGPAPGDLYVIAGALFGFADALAGAAAEGFLDEQRDAAQDWATTRRRLITLLVQPETPAESALHAAADAARWPPPRSVAVVSVDGTDAEHLARSIGGGAIATVIDDAVRLVLPDPGTPGRLARARQALTGRRAAFGPTVELGRARLSYRLSRRALALQHDGVLPAGPLGCDEHLLTLLMAWEPGLADRLAAVGLAALDGVRPAARQALAETLHSWLRRQGQVVAVAEELHTHPQTVRYRMRRLRELFGPALDDPDARLALQLALRHRLSRPAGDHGWSETRPR, via the coding sequence GTGTCCGACGCGCTCATCGACATCGAGCCGGGGCTCGCCGCCCTCCCGCCGACGGTCGGCGGGCACCTCCGCGGGCTGCGGGCGCCCCTGCACGAGCGGATCCTCGCGACCGTCCGCGCGGCCATGCGGGCGCAGGGCCGGTCGCTGACCGGCGGACAGGGGCAGGGCCTCACCCTCGGCGTCGAGACCGCCGTCGACGCCTTCGTCGAGGCGGTCGCCGACCCGGGCCGCGACCTCGCCGCCACCCGGGCGGTGTTCCACGCCCTCGGCCGCACCGAGTACCGGGAGGGCCACCGGGTGGACGCGCTGCGCACCGTCCTCACCCTCGGCGCCCGGGACATCTGGGCCTTCCTGGTGGAGAACGCCGGCCCGGCCGGCCCGGCGCCGGGCGACCTGTACGTCATCGCCGGTGCGCTCTTCGGCTTCGCCGACGCCCTCGCCGGCGCGGCGGCGGAGGGGTTCCTCGACGAGCAGCGCGACGCCGCGCAGGACTGGGCGACCACCCGACGCCGGCTGATCACCCTGCTGGTGCAGCCCGAGACCCCGGCCGAGAGCGCGCTGCACGCGGCGGCCGACGCGGCCCGCTGGCCGCCGCCCCGCAGCGTCGCCGTGGTCAGCGTCGACGGCACCGACGCCGAGCACCTGGCGCGGTCCATCGGCGGGGGCGCGATCGCCACCGTCATCGACGACGCGGTACGGCTCGTCCTGCCCGACCCGGGCACGCCCGGGCGGCTGGCCCGCGCCCGGCAGGCGCTGACCGGCCGGCGGGCGGCGTTCGGGCCGACCGTCGAGCTGGGCCGGGCCCGGCTGTCGTACCGGCTCTCCCGACGCGCGCTGGCCCTGCAACACGACGGCGTGCTCCCGGCGGGGCCGCTCGGTTGCGACGAGCACCTGCTGACCCTGCTGATGGCGTGGGAGCCGGGCCTCGCCGACCGGCTGGCCGCCGTCGGGCTGGCCGCGTTGGACGGCGTGCGGCCCGCCGCCCGGCAGGCGCTGGCCGAGACGCTGCACAGCTGGCTGCGCCGGCAGGGGCAGGTGGTCGCCGTCGCCGAGGAGCTGCACACCCACCCGCAGACCGTGCGGTACCGGATGCGCCGGCTGCGTGAGCTGTTCGGCCCGGCGCTGGACGATCCCGACGCCCGGCTCGCCCTGCAACTCGCCCTCCGGCACCGGTTGAGCCGCCCGGCCGGTGACCACGGGTGGTCCGAGACCCGTCCGCGTTGA
- a CDS encoding copper resistance CopC/CopD family protein, which yields MRTRTAALLGLLLALLSVPLAPPVPAAAHAALVATSPVRDAVIGSPPREVVVTFGEPVSPVAGRVQVLGPDGRKVHTGEPVVRGGTLRIPVRVPERPLGTYLVSYRVISADSHPVAGSFTYSAGAPSATPPPPDGRTRPSGALAPAARYVGYLGLVLAVGPVLLAVGMWPRRRSRRPAQVAAGAGLGLVVVATAGQWVAQAADMVGAPVGELSPADLRAVGASAVGPVLGARLALVGVAAALLPAVVAGRSGRGRRAALAVVGVAALTTWPLAGHPVAAPLPPVSVAVGVVHLAAMAVWSGGLLTLVAFLLPGLHERVRARVLPAWSRLATVAVCWLVASGVAQAAVELGRPTALLDTTYGRLLCGKAALLAVVLAVAAGQRRLVRRGLAAGRPGRVSRAAGVELAATAVVLALGAVLVQTPPGRTAGTEAARASRVGVAQTLTSGLYTLQFDVYPVRVGTPNSLHAYVYTPQGQALPVVEWTVSLALPAAGVEPVRVPVDTPEPHHASAEVTFPVRGEWTLRFTVRTSDVDQATVTATVPVG from the coding sequence GTGCGTACCCGAACCGCCGCGCTGCTGGGGCTGCTGCTCGCCCTGCTGTCCGTACCGCTGGCGCCGCCCGTCCCCGCCGCCGCCCACGCCGCGCTGGTCGCCACCAGCCCGGTACGCGACGCGGTGATCGGTTCCCCGCCGCGGGAGGTGGTGGTGACCTTCGGCGAGCCGGTGTCCCCCGTCGCGGGGCGGGTGCAGGTCCTCGGCCCGGACGGGCGGAAGGTCCACACGGGTGAGCCGGTGGTGCGCGGCGGTACCCTGCGCATCCCGGTCCGGGTGCCCGAGCGGCCGCTCGGCACCTACCTGGTCAGCTACCGGGTGATCTCGGCCGACAGCCATCCGGTGGCGGGCAGCTTCACCTACTCCGCCGGCGCCCCGTCGGCGACTCCCCCGCCGCCCGACGGTCGGACCCGGCCCAGCGGTGCGCTGGCGCCGGCCGCCCGGTACGTCGGCTACCTGGGGCTGGTGCTGGCCGTCGGTCCGGTGCTGCTGGCCGTCGGGATGTGGCCGCGCCGGCGCTCCCGCCGCCCGGCCCAGGTCGCCGCCGGGGCGGGCCTCGGCCTGGTCGTGGTGGCCACCGCCGGGCAGTGGGTGGCACAGGCCGCCGACATGGTGGGAGCGCCGGTCGGTGAGCTGTCCCCGGCCGACCTACGGGCGGTGGGCGCCAGCGCCGTCGGCCCGGTGTTGGGCGCCCGGCTGGCCCTGGTCGGCGTGGCCGCGGCGCTGCTGCCCGCCGTCGTGGCCGGCCGGTCGGGTCGGGGGCGGCGGGCCGCGCTGGCGGTGGTCGGCGTCGCCGCGCTGACCACCTGGCCGTTGGCCGGGCACCCGGTGGCCGCGCCGCTGCCGCCGGTCAGTGTCGCCGTCGGCGTGGTGCACCTGGCCGCGATGGCGGTCTGGTCGGGCGGGCTGCTCACCCTGGTGGCGTTCCTGCTGCCCGGCCTGCACGAGCGGGTGCGCGCCCGCGTCCTGCCCGCCTGGTCCCGGCTGGCCACCGTCGCGGTGTGCTGGCTGGTCGCCAGCGGCGTCGCCCAGGCCGCGGTCGAGCTCGGCCGGCCCACCGCGCTGCTCGACACGACGTACGGGCGGCTGCTGTGCGGCAAGGCCGCTCTGCTCGCCGTGGTGCTGGCGGTCGCCGCCGGGCAGCGACGCCTGGTGCGCCGGGGGCTGGCGGCGGGCCGGCCGGGCCGGGTCAGCCGGGCGGCGGGGGTCGAGCTGGCCGCCACCGCGGTGGTGCTGGCTCTCGGCGCCGTGCTGGTGCAGACGCCGCCGGGCCGCACGGCCGGCACCGAGGCCGCCCGGGCCAGCCGGGTGGGGGTCGCCCAGACGCTGACCAGCGGCCTGTACACCTTGCAGTTCGACGTCTACCCGGTGCGGGTCGGGACGCCGAACTCCCTGCACGCCTACGTCTACACGCCGCAGGGCCAGGCGCTGCCGGTCGTGGAGTGGACGGTCAGTCTGGCCCTGCCGGCGGCCGGCGTGGAACCGGTCCGGGTGCCGGTCGACACGCCGGAACCGCACCACGCCAGTGCGGAGGTCACCTTCCCGGTCCGCGGCGAGTGGACGCTGCGGTTCACCGTCCGGACCAGCGACGTCGACCAGGCCACCGTCACCGCCACCGTGCCCGTCGGCTGA